A single genomic interval of Fibrobacter sp. UWB13 harbors:
- the hisS gene encoding histidine--tRNA ligase yields the protein MSIAIPQLPKGTRDFYPEAERIQNYIFDTWRKVAESFAYEEYEGPMFEHLELYTGKSGEEIVSQLYNFKDKGDREIALRPEMTPTLARLVIQKARELKKPFKWFSMPRLFRYEKAQKGRLREFFQLNMDIIGTESIYAEADLLASIATMLRKFGLKDADFAIGVSSRKLLATYLEEIGAPNPALVYPVLDRRLKIGPEAFAKALTEAGLSEAQIKQLDDFMSCKSIEEVKAAVKSENAAAALAEIENLFATLAAAGFSECVNLDLSIVRGLAYYTGIVFEVFDKGKSMRAIAGGGRYDSLTEKLGGDRIPGVGFGMGDVVLADLLRERGLLPSPKQHVDFYIASFTNDMKKIFETAQVFRANGNSVSHPLATMKMGKQLEQANYQGASIVVYVDGDKAQAGQFEFKDLRDGTMHVGDVAAIVEQLKA from the coding sequence ATGAGTATTGCTATTCCTCAACTGCCCAAGGGCACACGCGATTTTTACCCGGAAGCCGAGCGCATCCAGAACTATATTTTTGACACATGGCGCAAAGTCGCCGAAAGCTTCGCCTACGAAGAATACGAAGGTCCGATGTTTGAGCATCTGGAACTTTACACCGGCAAGTCCGGCGAAGAAATCGTAAGCCAGCTCTACAACTTTAAGGACAAGGGCGACCGCGAAATCGCACTCCGCCCCGAAATGACGCCGACGCTCGCCCGCCTCGTGATCCAGAAGGCCCGCGAACTCAAGAAGCCGTTCAAGTGGTTCTCCATGCCGCGCCTGTTCCGTTACGAAAAGGCTCAGAAGGGTCGCCTCCGCGAATTCTTCCAGCTGAACATGGACATCATCGGCACCGAAAGCATTTACGCCGAAGCAGACTTGCTCGCTTCTATCGCTACAATGCTCCGCAAATTCGGTCTCAAGGACGCTGACTTTGCCATTGGCGTTTCGAGCCGCAAGCTCCTCGCCACCTACCTCGAAGAAATTGGCGCCCCGAACCCGGCTCTCGTTTACCCGGTTCTTGACCGTCGCTTGAAAATCGGTCCGGAAGCATTTGCCAAGGCACTTACCGAAGCAGGCCTCTCCGAAGCACAGATCAAGCAGCTCGACGATTTCATGAGCTGCAAGTCCATCGAAGAAGTGAAAGCGGCCGTCAAGAGCGAAAACGCAGCAGCAGCTCTCGCTGAAATCGAAAACCTCTTCGCAACGCTTGCCGCAGCAGGCTTTAGCGAATGCGTGAACCTCGACCTGTCCATTGTGCGTGGCCTTGCCTACTACACAGGCATCGTGTTCGAAGTCTTTGACAAAGGTAAATCCATGCGCGCTATCGCAGGCGGTGGACGTTACGACAGCCTCACCGAAAAACTCGGTGGCGACCGCATCCCGGGCGTGGGCTTTGGCATGGGCGATGTCGTGCTCGCCGACCTCCTCCGCGAACGTGGACTTCTGCCGAGCCCGAAGCAGCATGTGGACTTCTACATCGCAAGCTTCACGAACGACATGAAAAAGATCTTCGAAACGGCCCAGGTGTTCCGCGCAAACGGCAACTCTGTTTCTCACCCGCTCGCCACCATGAAGATGGGCAAGCAGCTGGAACAGGCCAACTACCAGGGCGCAAGCATCGTCGTTTATGTCGATGGTGACAAGGCCCAAGCCGGTCAGTTCGAATTCAAGGACCTCCGCGACGGCACCATGCACGTTGGCGATGTCGCCGCGATTGTTGAACAGCTGAAAGCTTAA